In Chitinophaga sp. HK235, a single window of DNA contains:
- a CDS encoding TetR/AcrR family transcriptional regulator: MSETKDKIVSLADKLIRVKGFNAFSYKDISDPLEVKNAAIHYHFPSKADLGIAVVDDEMERFSRNTTSWNKLPEDRQLANLFEVFRRHCRAGNVCLMGSLAPDYETLTPAMQTKIQAMADAIVEWVSHLLEQGRKNKRFHFKGTARDRALLVISNLQSSLLLSRVMGPETFDRISHQLLEDLCA, translated from the coding sequence ATGTCAGAGACAAAAGACAAGATAGTATCCCTGGCGGATAAACTCATCCGCGTAAAAGGTTTCAACGCCTTTAGCTACAAGGATATTTCCGATCCGCTGGAAGTGAAGAATGCTGCCATCCACTACCATTTCCCGTCTAAAGCAGACCTGGGCATCGCCGTAGTGGACGACGAGATGGAACGTTTTTCCCGCAACACCACCAGCTGGAACAAACTGCCGGAAGACAGGCAGCTGGCAAATTTATTCGAAGTATTCCGTCGTCATTGCCGGGCCGGCAACGTATGCCTGATGGGCTCTCTGGCCCCGGACTACGAAACACTGACACCTGCCATGCAAACAAAAATACAGGCCATGGCAGATGCTATCGTAGAGTGGGTAAGCCACCTGCTGGAACAAGGCCGGAAAAACAAACGCTTTCATTTTAAAGGCACAGCACGTGACAGAGCTCTGCTGGTCATTTCCAATCTTCAATCTTCTTTATTGCTGTCAAGGGTCATGGGACCGGAAACATTCGACCGGATCAGCCACCAGCTGCTGGAAGACCTTTGCGCTTAA